The following are encoded together in the Oncorhynchus kisutch isolate 150728-3 linkage group LG8, Okis_V2, whole genome shotgun sequence genome:
- the rilpl2 gene encoding RILP-like protein 2, with the protein MEELSESSPALAFEKEAFELTVEDVYDISYVIGRDLLKISTTGEEVSDLQFKIVRVLEMFETLVNKYNLSLEELKMERDNLKSELDRIVRESSAGQEAQTLGPNKLVVDLKDPNRPRFTMQELKEVLQERNQLKAQLLVAQEELQLYKSGMLPQGEQAMVEVDLVSPPPSKPVPDTTDESKEEEPNEGMTTIRKLFSFRRK; encoded by the exons ATGGAAGAATTGAGCGAGTCTTCACCCGCTTTGGCGTTCGAGAAGGAAGCATTTGAGCTGACGGTGGAAGATGTTTATGACATTTCATACGTGATTGGCAGAGATTTGCTGAAAATAAGTACTACAGGTGAGGAAGTCTCCGATTTGCAATTCAAAATTGTCCGGGTTTTGGAGATGTTTGAAACGTTAGTGAATAAGTATAACCTGTCATTGGAGGAGCTGAAAATGGAACGAGACAACTTGAAGAGTGAACTGGATAGAATCGTGAGAGAAAGTTCTGCCGGGCAGGAAGCG CAAACACTAGGACCAAACAAACTGGTGGTGGACCTGAAAGATCCCAATAGACCACGCTTCACAATGCAGGAGCTGAAGGAGGTGCTTCAGGAGAGGAACCAGCTCAAGGCCCAGCTACTGGTGGCGCAAGAAGAGTTGCAACTCTACAAGAG TGGGATGCTGCCACAGGGTGAGCAAGCCATGGTAGAGGTTGACTTAGTATCTCCACCCCCTTCAAAACCTGTTCCTGACACAACAGATGAGTCTAAAGAAGAGGAACCTAACGAAGGAATGACCACCATCAGAAAGCT GTTTTCATTCAGACGGAAATAA
- the LOC109895926 gene encoding RILP-like protein 1 isoform X3: protein MEDFGTPLDKNATELTVMDVYDIAAVVGQEFERIIDQFGCEASLRLMPKVVRVLEVLEVLVTRNNINPETEELRRELDRLRMERNDRLKKEQLHQKELELVEDVWRGEAQDLLSQITQLQVENKSLRKSLSLKDSPVTEDLQRQEGVSEREFQVMKKLKEVVDKQRDEIRDKDHELNLKNEDLEALQLQQHRLMKINLDLRHRISVVEAQGKAVIQQKAELEAMSQARQQELGALRREVARLKEERKEWELDMKRSAEEEPSPSKSVMTVLTPVSAKSLVLASAASIVHNSFWAECRSDHEFLAQCFESEESPPALSLCDKDQEEEPDVLDQKESDRPQFTLEELRDVLKERNELKAQVFMLREELIYYKSEELENEIYGINLDPSLQSQPAATEQPDSGIKRLFSIFSGEKRQPEEVICYLHAEQAQEALKHP, encoded by the exons ATGGAAGACTTCGGAACACCCCTGGACAAAAACGCTACGGAGTTAACCGTTATGGACGTCTATGACATTGCCGCGGTTGTGGGACAGGAGTTTGAACGCATTATCGATCAGTTTGGATGCGAGGCTTCACTGCGGCTGATGCCCAAAGTGGTCCGGGTTCTGGAAGTTCTAGAGGTGCTGGTCACCCGAAACAATATCAACCCAGAGACGGAGGAGCTACGGCGTGAGCTGGACAGGTTGCGAATGGAACGGAATGACAGATTGAAGAAAGAGCAGCTACATCAAAAG GAGTTGGAGCTGGTGGAAGACGTATGGAGAGGGGAGGCCCAAGACCTGCTGTCTCAGATCACACAACTGCAGGTGGAGAATAAGAGCCTTCGGAAGAGCCTGTCCCTAAAAGACTCACCTGTGACTGAGGACCTGCAGAGACAGGAGG gtgtgtcagagagagagtttcaGGTGATGAAGAAGCTAAAGGAGGTGGTAGACAAACAGAGGGATGAGATCCGGGATAAGGACCATGAGCTGAACCTCAAGAACGAGGACCTGGAGGCG CTTCAGCTGCAGCAGCACCGTCTGATGAAGATCAACCTGGACCTGCGACACAGGATCAGTGTGGTAGAGGCTCAGGGCAAGGCAGTGATCCAACAGAAGGCTGAGCTGGAGGCTATGTCCCAGGCGCGCCAGCAGGAGCTCGGGGCCCTGCGTCGGGAGGTGGCAAGGCTGAAGGAGGAGCGCAAAGAGTGGGAGCTGGACATGAAGAGGTCAGCCGAGGAGGAACCATCCCCCTCAAAGTCTGTGATGACAGTGCTTACACCAGTATCAGCCAAG TCCTTGGTACTAGCATCAGCAGCCTCCATCGTACACAATTCTTTTTGGGCGGAATGCAGAAGTGACCATGAATTCCTGGCACAGTGCTTTGAGTCAGAAGAGAGCCCTCCTGCCCTCTCGCTGTGTGACAAGGACCAGGAGGAGGAACCTGATGTCCTGGACCAGAAGGAGTCCGACAGGCCCCAATTCACCCTCGAGGAGCTACGGGACGTCCTGAAGGAGAGGAACGAACTCAAAGCTCAAGTGTTCATGCTGAGAGAGGAGCTCATCTATTACAAAAG TGAGGAGTTGGAGAATGAGATATACGGCATCAACTTGGATCCATCACTTCAGTCACAGCCTGCAGCCACTGAACAGCCTGACTCAGGGATCAAACGTCT GTTTAGCATCTTCTCTGGAGAAAAGAGGCAACCAGAGGAAGTGATTTGTTATTTGCACGCAGAGCAGGCTCAGGAGGCACTGAAGCATCCATAA
- the LOC109895926 gene encoding RILP-like protein 1 isoform X1, which yields MEDFGTPLDKNATELTVMDVYDIAAVVGQEFERIIDQFGCEASLRLMPKVVRVLEVLEVLVTRNNINPETEELRRELDRLRMERNDRLKKEQLHQKELELVEDVWRGEAQDLLSQITQLQVENKSLRKSLSLKDSPVTEDLQRQEGVSEREFQVMKKLKEVVDKQRDEIRDKDHELNLKNEDLEALQLQQHRLMKINLDLRHRISVVEAQGKAVIQQKAELEAMSQARQQELGALRREVARLKEERKEWELDMKRSAEEEPSPSKSVMTVLTPVSAKSLVLASAASIVHNSFWAECRSDHEFLAQCFESEESPPALSLCDKDQEEEPDVLDQKESDRPQFTLEELRDVLKERNELKAQVFMLREELIYYKSEELENEIYGINLDPSLQSQPAATEQPDSGIKRLIFTAVMPMVAAGLIADDPTLQPIRRLMSCV from the exons ATGGAAGACTTCGGAACACCCCTGGACAAAAACGCTACGGAGTTAACCGTTATGGACGTCTATGACATTGCCGCGGTTGTGGGACAGGAGTTTGAACGCATTATCGATCAGTTTGGATGCGAGGCTTCACTGCGGCTGATGCCCAAAGTGGTCCGGGTTCTGGAAGTTCTAGAGGTGCTGGTCACCCGAAACAATATCAACCCAGAGACGGAGGAGCTACGGCGTGAGCTGGACAGGTTGCGAATGGAACGGAATGACAGATTGAAGAAAGAGCAGCTACATCAAAAG GAGTTGGAGCTGGTGGAAGACGTATGGAGAGGGGAGGCCCAAGACCTGCTGTCTCAGATCACACAACTGCAGGTGGAGAATAAGAGCCTTCGGAAGAGCCTGTCCCTAAAAGACTCACCTGTGACTGAGGACCTGCAGAGACAGGAGG gtgtgtcagagagagagtttcaGGTGATGAAGAAGCTAAAGGAGGTGGTAGACAAACAGAGGGATGAGATCCGGGATAAGGACCATGAGCTGAACCTCAAGAACGAGGACCTGGAGGCG CTTCAGCTGCAGCAGCACCGTCTGATGAAGATCAACCTGGACCTGCGACACAGGATCAGTGTGGTAGAGGCTCAGGGCAAGGCAGTGATCCAACAGAAGGCTGAGCTGGAGGCTATGTCCCAGGCGCGCCAGCAGGAGCTCGGGGCCCTGCGTCGGGAGGTGGCAAGGCTGAAGGAGGAGCGCAAAGAGTGGGAGCTGGACATGAAGAGGTCAGCCGAGGAGGAACCATCCCCCTCAAAGTCTGTGATGACAGTGCTTACACCAGTATCAGCCAAG TCCTTGGTACTAGCATCAGCAGCCTCCATCGTACACAATTCTTTTTGGGCGGAATGCAGAAGTGACCATGAATTCCTGGCACAGTGCTTTGAGTCAGAAGAGAGCCCTCCTGCCCTCTCGCTGTGTGACAAGGACCAGGAGGAGGAACCTGATGTCCTGGACCAGAAGGAGTCCGACAGGCCCCAATTCACCCTCGAGGAGCTACGGGACGTCCTGAAGGAGAGGAACGAACTCAAAGCTCAAGTGTTCATGCTGAGAGAGGAGCTCATCTATTACAAAAG TGAGGAGTTGGAGAATGAGATATACGGCATCAACTTGGATCCATCACTTCAGTCACAGCCTGCAGCCACTGAACAGCCTGACTCAGGGATCAAACGTCT GATATTCACTGCAGTAATGCCGATGGTAGCAGCAGGGTTGATTGCAGACGATCCAACGTTACAGCCGATCAGACGACTTATGTCCTGT GTTTAG
- the LOC109895926 gene encoding RILP-like protein 1 isoform X2 gives MEDFGTPLDKNATELTVMDVYDIAAVVGQEFERIIDQFGCEASLRLMPKVVRVLEVLEVLVTRNNINPETEELRRELDRLRMERNDRLKKEQLHQKELELVEDVWRGEAQDLLSQITQLQVENKSLRKSLSLKDSPVTEDLQRQEGVSEREFQVMKKLKEVVDKQRDEIRDKDHELNLKNEDLEALQLQQHRLMKINLDLRHRISVVEAQGKAVIQQKAELEAMSQARQQELGALRREVARLKEERKEWELDMKRSAEEEPSPSKSVMTVLTPVSAKSLVLASAASIVHNSFWAECRSDHEFLAQCFESEESPPALSLCDKDQEEEPDVLDQKESDRPQFTLEELRDVLKERNELKAQVFMLREELIYYKSEELENEIYGINLDPSLQSQPAATEQPDSGIKRLIFTAVMPMVAAGLIADDPTLQPIRRLMSCV, from the exons ATGGAAGACTTCGGAACACCCCTGGACAAAAACGCTACGGAGTTAACCGTTATGGACGTCTATGACATTGCCGCGGTTGTGGGACAGGAGTTTGAACGCATTATCGATCAGTTTGGATGCGAGGCTTCACTGCGGCTGATGCCCAAAGTGGTCCGGGTTCTGGAAGTTCTAGAGGTGCTGGTCACCCGAAACAATATCAACCCAGAGACGGAGGAGCTACGGCGTGAGCTGGACAGGTTGCGAATGGAACGGAATGACAGATTGAAGAAAGAGCAGCTACATCAAAAG GAGTTGGAGCTGGTGGAAGACGTATGGAGAGGGGAGGCCCAAGACCTGCTGTCTCAGATCACACAACTGCAGGTGGAGAATAAGAGCCTTCGGAAGAGCCTGTCCCTAAAAGACTCACCTGTGACTGAGGACCTGCAGAGACAGGAGG gtgtgtcagagagagagtttcaGGTGATGAAGAAGCTAAAGGAGGTGGTAGACAAACAGAGGGATGAGATCCGGGATAAGGACCATGAGCTGAACCTCAAGAACGAGGACCTGGAGGCG CTTCAGCTGCAGCAGCACCGTCTGATGAAGATCAACCTGGACCTGCGACACAGGATCAGTGTGGTAGAGGCTCAGGGCAAGGCAGTGATCCAACAGAAGGCTGAGCTGGAGGCTATGTCCCAGGCGCGCCAGCAGGAGCTCGGGGCCCTGCGTCGGGAGGTGGCAAGGCTGAAGGAGGAGCGCAAAGAGTGGGAGCTGGACATGAAGAGGTCAGCCGAGGAGGAACCATCCCCCTCAAAGTCTGTGATGACAGTGCTTACACCAGTATCAGCCAAG TCCTTGGTACTAGCATCAGCAGCCTCCATCGTACACAATTCTTTTTGGGCGGAATGCAGAAGTGACCATGAATTCCTGGCACAGTGCTTTGAGTCAGAAGAGAGCCCTCCTGCCCTCTCGCTGTGTGACAAGGACCAGGAGGAGGAACCTGATGTCCTGGACCAGAAGGAGTCCGACAGGCCCCAATTCACCCTCGAGGAGCTACGGGACGTCCTGAAGGAGAGGAACGAACTCAAAGCTCAAGTGTTCATGCTGAGAGAGGAGCTCATCTATTACAAAAG TGAGGAGTTGGAGAATGAGATATACGGCATCAACTTGGATCCATCACTTCAGTCACAGCCTGCAGCCACTGAACAGCCTGACTCAGGGATCAAACGTCT GATATTCACTGCAGTAATGCCGATGGTAGCAGCAGGGTTGATTGCAGACGATCCAACGTTACAGCCGATCAGACGACTTATGTCCTGTGTATGA